A single window of Chitinophaga sp. XS-30 DNA harbors:
- a CDS encoding DUF1080 domain-containing protein: MRTMKLCITLGLALICGACSAQKTKKGWTQLFNGKDLKDWDIKITGHQLNDNNGNTFRVQNGNLAVSYENYKAFDEQYGHIFHKKKFSAYLLVMEYRFVGEQVAGGPGWAIRNSGAMIHSQSAASMGVNQDFPISIEVQLLGGTGRGKRSTANLCTPGTNVVMNDKLITAHCVDSKSKTYDGEQWVTAEVLVLGDSIIKHIVEKDTVLVYEKPQIGGGNVSNADPALLQQGKLLSEGYISLQSESHPVEYRKVELFDLAPYMKDKKKLEKKIKELQGR, from the coding sequence ATGAGAACAATGAAACTTTGTATAACGCTTGGCCTCGCCCTCATCTGCGGCGCATGCTCCGCTCAAAAAACAAAAAAGGGATGGACGCAGCTCTTCAACGGGAAAGACCTGAAGGACTGGGATATCAAGATCACCGGCCATCAGCTGAATGACAACAACGGCAACACTTTCCGGGTACAGAACGGCAACCTCGCCGTGTCTTATGAAAACTACAAGGCATTCGATGAACAATACGGCCACATCTTCCATAAAAAGAAGTTCTCCGCTTACCTGCTGGTGATGGAATACCGCTTCGTGGGCGAACAGGTGGCCGGCGGCCCCGGCTGGGCGATCCGCAACAGCGGCGCGATGATCCATTCACAATCCGCCGCTTCCATGGGTGTGAATCAGGACTTCCCCATCTCCATTGAAGTGCAGTTGCTCGGCGGTACCGGCAGGGGCAAGCGCAGCACGGCCAATCTCTGCACACCCGGCACCAATGTGGTGATGAATGACAAGCTGATCACCGCGCATTGCGTGGATTCAAAATCAAAGACCTATGACGGCGAACAGTGGGTGACCGCGGAAGTGCTGGTGCTTGGGGATTCCATCATCAAACATATTGTAGAGAAAGATACGGTGCTGGTGTACGAAAAACCCCAGATCGGCGGCGGGAATGTTTCCAATGCAGACCCTGCATTATTACAACAGGGCAAACTGCTCAGTGAAGGTTATATTTCCCTGCAAAGTGAAAGCCATCCTGTGGAGTACAGGAAAGTGGAGTTGTTTGACCTGGCGCCTTATATGAAGGATAAAAAGAAACTGGAAAAGAA
- a CDS encoding M15 family metallopeptidase: protein MKNIFILLAFCLPSPLFAQEIPLNKYDLPVVSDIALYNKLVQADSNMQLVRVTDIPLDIRYATSANFTGQQLYPFAAAWLRRPAYEALLRLQAALKPMGLGLKIYDGYRPYRVTEKMWEVVPDDRYAADPKKGSGHNRGVAVDLTLIDLKTGRELPMPTDYDNFTEKAHHDYPDLAPEVIENRELLRTMMEAYGFRALDTEWWHYYLADPEIYPLMDIGFDELN, encoded by the coding sequence GTGAAAAACATATTCATTTTACTGGCATTTTGCCTTCCATCTCCCCTTTTTGCACAGGAAATCCCGCTTAATAAATATGACCTGCCCGTAGTCAGCGACATCGCGCTATACAACAAGCTGGTACAGGCTGACAGCAATATGCAGCTCGTGCGGGTAACGGACATTCCTTTAGATATAAGATACGCCACTTCCGCCAATTTTACCGGGCAACAGCTCTACCCCTTTGCCGCGGCATGGCTGCGCCGCCCGGCCTATGAAGCGCTGCTGCGCCTGCAGGCCGCGCTGAAACCAATGGGACTGGGACTGAAGATCTACGATGGATACCGTCCTTACCGCGTCACGGAAAAGATGTGGGAAGTGGTGCCGGACGACCGGTATGCCGCCGATCCCAAAAAAGGCTCCGGTCATAACCGCGGCGTAGCGGTAGACCTCACGCTCATCGATCTCAAAACAGGCCGGGAGCTGCCCATGCCCACGGACTACGACAACTTTACAGAGAAAGCGCATCATGATTACCCCGACCTGGCTCCCGAGGTGATCGAAAACCGCGAGCTGCTGCGCACCATGATGGAAGCATACGGGTTCAGGGCGCTGGATACCGAATGGTGGCATTACTACCTGGCGGACCCCGAGATATATCCGCTGATGGATATCGGGTTTGATGAATTAAATTAA
- a CDS encoding SDR family NAD(P)-dependent oxidoreductase: MSLFQLEGKVAVVTGAGSGIGQAIARCFAGAGAVVHVLELNEEAGQGTVNDIAAAGGKAFIHAVNVAEQASVSAVMEKIIGGAGRLDILVNCAGIAHVGKLDTTAEADFDRVYAVNVKGTYNCMYAVIGQMKAQGGGVILNIASIASSVGIPDRFAYSMSKGAVLTMTLSVAKDYLGEGIRCNCISPARVHTPFVDGFIAKNYPGKEKEMFEKLSKTQPIGRMAKPEEVGYLALYLCSDEAGFITGCDYPIDGGFIKLNN, encoded by the coding sequence ATGAGTTTGTTCCAATTAGAGGGTAAAGTGGCCGTTGTTACCGGCGCCGGAAGCGGCATCGGGCAGGCCATAGCACGTTGTTTTGCGGGAGCCGGAGCGGTGGTGCATGTGCTGGAATTGAATGAGGAAGCGGGACAGGGAACGGTGAACGATATTGCCGCCGCAGGCGGAAAGGCATTCATCCATGCGGTGAATGTGGCGGAGCAGGCCAGTGTAAGCGCCGTGATGGAGAAGATCATCGGCGGTGCCGGGCGGCTGGACATCCTCGTGAACTGTGCCGGCATTGCGCATGTAGGCAAGCTGGACACCACGGCGGAAGCGGATTTCGACCGGGTGTACGCCGTGAACGTGAAAGGGACCTATAACTGCATGTATGCGGTGATCGGGCAGATGAAGGCGCAGGGCGGCGGCGTGATCCTCAATATTGCGTCCATCGCTTCCAGCGTGGGCATACCGGACCGGTTCGCCTATTCCATGAGCAAAGGCGCGGTGCTGACGATGACGCTGTCCGTTGCAAAGGATTACCTGGGCGAAGGGATACGCTGCAACTGCATTTCTCCCGCGCGTGTACATACGCCGTTCGTGGACGGGTTCATTGCGAAGAACTATCCCGGCAAGGAAAAGGAGATGTTTGAGAAACTTTCTAAAACACAACCGATCGGGAGGATGGCGAAACCCGAAGAAGTGGGTTATCTTGCACTGTATCTCTGCTCGGATGAAGCAGGGTTTATTACAGGCTGCGATTACCCGATCGACGGCGGTTTCATCAAACTCAACAATTAA
- a CDS encoding fumarylacetoacetate hydrolase family protein — MKLIRFGLPGEEKPGIITDAGMFDASAFGEDFGERFFETEGLDRLSKWWAVNSGNCPRVPDDVRLGPPVQRPSKIICIGLNYADHARETNAQIPKEPIVFFKSTSSLVGPNDNLIIPRNSEKTDWEVELAVVISKKASYVAEKDAMDHVAGYALHNDYSERAFQLERGGQWVKGKSNDTFAPLGPWLATKEEIADIDNLRLWLTVNGKKMQDGNTSNLIFKIPFIVSYLSQFMTLLPGDVISTGTPAGVGLGFNPPVYLKAGDVIELGIEGLGSSKQTAVAWQK; from the coding sequence ATGAAACTTATCAGGTTCGGATTACCGGGAGAGGAAAAACCTGGCATCATAACAGATGCCGGCATGTTTGATGCAAGCGCTTTTGGAGAGGATTTCGGAGAGCGTTTCTTTGAAACGGAAGGGCTGGACCGTCTGTCCAAATGGTGGGCGGTGAACAGCGGCAATTGTCCGCGTGTACCCGATGACGTGAGACTGGGACCACCGGTGCAGCGCCCTTCCAAGATCATCTGCATCGGTCTGAATTATGCTGACCATGCCCGGGAAACCAATGCCCAGATACCGAAAGAGCCGATCGTGTTCTTCAAATCCACCTCCTCGCTGGTTGGTCCGAATGACAACCTGATCATTCCCCGCAACAGTGAGAAAACCGACTGGGAAGTTGAGCTGGCGGTGGTAATAAGCAAAAAGGCCAGTTATGTAGCGGAGAAAGATGCGATGGACCATGTAGCCGGTTACGCCCTGCATAACGACTACAGCGAACGCGCCTTCCAGCTGGAAAGAGGCGGGCAGTGGGTGAAAGGGAAAAGCAATGACACCTTTGCGCCGCTCGGCCCCTGGCTGGCTACAAAAGAGGAGATCGCGGATATCGATAATCTTCGTTTATGGCTGACCGTGAACGGGAAAAAGATGCAGGACGGCAATACTTCCAACCTCATTTTCAAGATACCCTTCATCGTGTCTTACCTCAGCCAGTTCATGACCCTGCTTCCGGGGGATGTGATCTCCACCGGCACGCCTGCAGGCGTGGGCCTGGGTTTCAACCCGCCGGTGTATCTCAAAGCGGGGGATGTGATAGAATTGGGCATTGAGGGGCTTGGATCATCAAAACAAACCGCCGTAGCCTGGCAGAAATGA
- a CDS encoding L-rhamnose mutarotase, with protein MKRYCLALDLKDDQTLIAEYEAYHRNVWPEIQESIRTAGITALEIYRAGNRMFMIMEVDGSFSFERKSAMDAANPKVQEWEELMWTYQQAIPVAKPGEKWVLMDKIFTL; from the coding sequence ATGAAGAGATATTGCCTTGCACTCGATCTGAAAGACGATCAGACACTGATTGCGGAATACGAAGCGTATCACCGCAATGTATGGCCGGAGATTCAGGAAAGCATCCGTACCGCAGGGATCACCGCGCTGGAGATCTATCGCGCCGGTAACCGGATGTTCATGATCATGGAAGTGGACGGCAGCTTTTCTTTCGAGCGCAAATCCGCTATGGACGCCGCCAATCCCAAAGTGCAGGAATGGGAAGAACTGATGTGGACATACCAGCAGGCCATACCCGTAGCCAAACCCGGTGAGAAATGGGTGTTAATGGACAAGATATTTACGTTATGA
- a CDS encoding amidohydrolase: MTIDAHQHFWIFDPERDAWITEDMSVIRKNFLPADLAPVLEANGIDGCVAVQADQSEAETDFLLQLAEENTFIKGVVGWVDLRSPSVEERVQHYAQYPLLRGFRHIVQGEADPAFLQGEDFCRGIKALAAYDLTYDILIFPHQLPAALAFVQKFPGQRFVIDHLAKPYIRKGEVKGWEEDIRAMAQHDHVYCKLSGMVTEADMQNWKQEDFSPYLDVALEAFGADRLMYGSDWPVCLLAADYPEMKKLVTDHIAHLSAAEQAQIMGGNAASFYKLV; this comes from the coding sequence ATGACAATAGATGCGCACCAGCATTTCTGGATATTCGATCCTGAACGGGATGCCTGGATCACGGAAGATATGAGCGTTATCCGCAAAAACTTCCTGCCGGCGGACCTTGCGCCGGTGCTGGAAGCGAACGGGATAGACGGATGTGTGGCCGTGCAGGCGGACCAGAGCGAGGCGGAAACGGATTTCTTGTTGCAGCTCGCGGAAGAAAATACCTTCATTAAAGGTGTGGTAGGATGGGTGGACCTCCGGTCGCCTTCCGTGGAAGAGCGGGTACAGCATTATGCACAGTATCCGCTGCTGAGAGGGTTCCGGCATATCGTACAGGGAGAAGCCGATCCGGCGTTTTTGCAAGGGGAAGATTTCTGCCGCGGCATCAAAGCGCTGGCTGCATACGATCTCACGTACGATATCCTCATCTTCCCGCATCAGTTACCTGCGGCTTTGGCGTTCGTACAAAAGTTTCCCGGTCAGCGTTTCGTGATCGATCATCTGGCAAAGCCGTATATCCGTAAAGGTGAAGTGAAAGGATGGGAGGAAGATATCCGCGCAATGGCGCAGCATGATCATGTGTATTGCAAGCTGAGCGGGATGGTAACGGAAGCGGATATGCAAAACTGGAAGCAGGAAGACTTTTCACCCTACCTCGATGTAGCGCTGGAAGCCTTTGGGGCGGACAGGCTGATGTATGGTTCGGACTGGCCGGTATGCCTCCTTGCGGCAGATTACCCTGAAATGAAAAAACTGGTGACGGATCATATCGCGCATTTATCCGCCGCCGAGCAGGCGCAGATCATGGGCGGCAATGCAGCATCATTTTATAAACTCGTTTAA
- a CDS encoding SDR family oxidoreductase, whose translation MDLGLQDKVVIVTGGAKGIGEAISKLIAAEGGIVVIAGRNAADNEKTVSAIRQAGGKATGVTAELGKVEDCKKVIDATVKEYGRIDALVNNAGANDGVGLESGDPEKFMASLQQNLSHYYNLAHYALPYLKAVKGNIVNIGSKVATTGQGNTSGYAASKGAINALTREWAVELLPFSVRVNTVIPAEVWTPLYETWIQSLPNPKEKLASIVSKIPLEQRMTTSEEIAGMTVFLLSSRSSHTTGQIVYVDGGYTHLDRSIS comes from the coding sequence ATGGATCTCGGATTACAGGATAAAGTAGTGATCGTCACCGGCGGCGCCAAAGGTATCGGTGAAGCGATCTCGAAACTCATTGCCGCGGAAGGCGGTATTGTGGTGATCGCAGGCCGTAATGCGGCAGATAATGAAAAAACGGTATCGGCTATACGCCAGGCTGGTGGCAAGGCCACCGGCGTTACGGCGGAGCTGGGGAAAGTGGAGGATTGTAAAAAAGTGATCGACGCCACGGTAAAGGAGTATGGGCGGATAGATGCGCTGGTCAATAATGCCGGGGCCAATGACGGCGTAGGGCTGGAAAGCGGTGATCCGGAAAAGTTCATGGCATCGTTGCAGCAAAATCTTTCGCATTACTACAACCTTGCGCATTATGCACTGCCTTACCTGAAAGCGGTAAAAGGCAATATTGTGAACATCGGTTCCAAAGTAGCCACCACCGGTCAAGGCAATACATCCGGTTATGCCGCGTCCAAAGGCGCTATCAATGCATTGACGCGTGAATGGGCGGTGGAGCTACTGCCGTTTTCTGTAAGGGTGAACACGGTGATCCCTGCGGAGGTATGGACGCCGCTGTATGAAACCTGGATACAGTCCCTCCCCAACCCGAAGGAAAAACTGGCATCCATCGTATCCAAAATACCGCTGGAGCAAAGGATGACCACGTCTGAAGAAATCGCCGGGATGACGGTGTTCCTGCTGTCTTCCCGCTCATCCCACACCACCGGCCAGATCGTGTATGTGGATGGCGGTTATACGCATCTCGACCGGTCCATCAGCTGA
- the fucP gene encoding L-fucose:H+ symporter permease gives MAGGAASTTTYTSAGNKAGKYLFPFILVTSLFFLWALVHNLSPILIPHLKKACRLTDTQSSFIDSAIFVAYFLLALPAGYIMKRFGFKSGIILGLLLYAIGAFLFIPAANSGQYMFFLVALFIIASGLTFLETAANPYVTILGSPDTATFRLNLAQCFNGVGAFIGPVIGAKFILSGTEYTEAQMNAMPAAELQQYLATEAAAVKMPYMIIGIVVLLVAVLFIFTKMPDVKEEESGGNPAQEGSIFKHRHLIAAIVTQFFYVGAQVGVNAFFIRFAKYAGGMPEKDAAYLLGAVAGLGFMIGRFVGTFLMRFMKPQVLLSLYALLNLVLIGIAMTVKGDVAVWAVLAVPFFMSIMFPTIFSLGLQGLGGGHTKLGSSMLVMAIVGGAICPPLMGLISDASNIQMAYLVPLVCFAVVLWFGTKGYKLARAQ, from the coding sequence ATGGCAGGCGGCGCAGCTTCCACGACCACGTACACTTCCGCCGGGAACAAAGCCGGGAAGTATCTATTCCCCTTTATTCTCGTTACCAGCCTGTTCTTTTTGTGGGCGCTGGTGCACAACCTCAGCCCGATATTGATACCGCATCTGAAAAAGGCCTGCCGGCTGACGGACACGCAATCGTCCTTCATCGATTCCGCGATATTCGTGGCTTATTTTCTGCTGGCGCTGCCTGCGGGATATATCATGAAGCGGTTCGGCTTCAAGTCGGGCATCATACTGGGTTTGCTATTGTATGCCATCGGGGCTTTCCTGTTCATTCCCGCCGCCAATTCAGGGCAGTACATGTTCTTCCTGGTGGCGTTGTTCATCATTGCATCAGGATTAACCTTCCTGGAAACGGCCGCCAATCCTTATGTGACCATTCTGGGCAGTCCGGATACCGCTACTTTCCGGCTGAACCTCGCGCAGTGCTTTAACGGGGTGGGTGCATTCATCGGCCCGGTGATCGGTGCAAAGTTCATCCTCTCCGGAACGGAATACACGGAAGCGCAGATGAATGCCATGCCCGCAGCTGAATTGCAGCAGTATCTGGCTACGGAAGCCGCCGCGGTAAAAATGCCTTACATGATCATCGGCATCGTTGTGTTGCTGGTAGCGGTGTTATTCATCTTTACAAAAATGCCCGATGTGAAGGAGGAAGAGAGTGGCGGAAATCCCGCACAGGAAGGCAGTATTTTCAAACACCGGCACCTGATCGCCGCGATCGTTACCCAGTTCTTTTACGTGGGCGCACAGGTAGGTGTCAACGCTTTCTTTATCCGCTTTGCGAAATATGCCGGTGGCATGCCGGAGAAAGATGCCGCTTATCTCCTGGGCGCGGTGGCCGGTCTTGGTTTCATGATCGGGCGGTTCGTAGGCACTTTCCTCATGCGGTTCATGAAGCCGCAGGTGCTGTTATCGCTGTACGCATTATTGAACCTGGTATTGATCGGCATCGCCATGACGGTGAAAGGAGATGTGGCGGTATGGGCCGTGCTGGCCGTTCCGTTCTTTATGTCCATCATGTTCCCGACCATCTTTTCCCTGGGCCTGCAGGGGCTTGGCGGCGGCCATACCAAACTCGGTTCTTCCATGCTGGTGATGGCGATCGTGGGCGGCGCTATCTGTCCCCCGCTGATGGGGCTGATCTCGGATGCATCGAATATCCAGATGGCTTACCTCGTGCCGCTGGTGTGCTTTGCCGTGGTGCTGTGGTTCGGTACGAAAGGATACAAACTGGCGAGAGCGCAGTAA
- a CDS encoding MbnP family protein encodes MKPRYLLIICLFVFAACKKDTVEQGTMELTFRNAVGNQPLTLNTVTYQNAAGEDFTISAFKYYLSNFSLVKMDNSEVPLPVEYFLVDEGDETSRTIRLAAPKGEYRAMRFLIGVDSIRNVSGAQTGALDPVKGMFWSWNSGYIMAKLEGYSPVSAATENRLTFHIGGFRKEHSAIQEVLLTAPISLTVAAGRLPQLEIVADADVWFSQPFPISFANTSTIHVPGEDAAKIAANYRNMFRITSVTDL; translated from the coding sequence ATGAAACCGCGCTATCTCCTGATCATCTGCTTGTTTGTATTCGCTGCCTGTAAAAAGGATACGGTAGAACAAGGTACTATGGAACTGACTTTCCGGAATGCTGTGGGCAACCAGCCCCTGACCCTGAATACGGTAACCTATCAGAATGCGGCGGGAGAGGATTTTACCATCAGCGCATTCAAATATTACCTCAGCAATTTTTCCCTCGTAAAAATGGATAACAGCGAAGTGCCGCTGCCGGTGGAATACTTCCTGGTAGATGAGGGTGATGAAACATCGCGGACGATACGGCTGGCAGCGCCGAAGGGAGAGTACCGGGCGATGAGATTCCTGATCGGGGTGGACAGTATCCGTAACGTCAGCGGTGCGCAAACCGGTGCGCTGGACCCTGTGAAAGGGATGTTCTGGAGCTGGAACAGCGGGTACATCATGGCGAAGCTGGAAGGTTATTCGCCGGTATCAGCCGCCACGGAGAACAGGTTGACGTTCCACATCGGAGGGTTTCGCAAAGAGCATAGCGCTATCCAGGAAGTACTGCTGACCGCGCCTATCAGTCTCACTGTTGCCGCAGGCCGCCTGCCGCAGCTGGAGATCGTTGCAGATGCCGATGTATGGTTCAGCCAGCCCTTTCCCATCAGCTTTGCCAACACGTCCACGATACATGTGCCGGGAGAGGACGCCGCAAAGATCGCCGCCAACTATCGCAACATGTTCCGCATCACCAGTGTAACCGACCTGTGA